A genomic segment from Salvelinus alpinus chromosome 8, SLU_Salpinus.1, whole genome shotgun sequence encodes:
- the LOC139583317 gene encoding sialic acid-binding Ig-like lectin 13 isoform X1: protein MACPENMFFLIVLFMSGVLVCFGQNGLNTTMPDRLDVLTGSCVQIPCSFDIPDQNKYTFNSTIPTSGVWIKESPYFFGHPDNVIFNSSETVNRYQGKITGNMSQKNCTTVFFNVTTSYTNKYFFRIESQPFKATDIGKSVDIVVRDLPSSPIITVSGEVKEGTPVSLNCSAVAPCPEHPPELTWTLPTQFTPKNQLQENPDQTKSVLSTVTFAPSYLHHEKNITCTAVYPVGASNKTAEHNMMLHVSFSPKDTSASISPADPVSVGSCVYLTCSSTANPPVTNFTWFQISEGKPAQVASGQSYTLNVTVGDGGLYYCEARNSHGCGKSKEVQLAIKGHEEPVSPKFFEIVGKTLGLIFLFSLIVLFAWRRRTSRLPSGFDMTDLSQGQNSPAGTVCSNQARVGRGNQEPPLNNLDGLHAQDNKRGAFYVFCQWVLSLFMYSIVIVYSFYIDTFVTFIIVFSLNI, encoded by the exons ATGGCTTGTCCTGAGAACATGTTTTTTCTCATTGTCCTCTTTATGTCAG GTGTTTTGGTCTGTTTTGGTCAAAATGGTTTGAACACCACAATGCCAGATAGACTGGATGTACTGACTGGCTCCTGTGTGCAAATCCCATGTTCATTTGATATTCCTGACCAAAATAAGTACACATTTAACAGCACAATACCAACCTCTGGAGTGTGGATTAAAGAAAGCCCATACTTTTTTGGGCATCCGGACAATGTGATATTTAACAGTAGTGAGACTGTCAACAGATATCAAGGGAAGATAACTGGAAACATGTCCCAGAAGAACTGCACCACAGTCTTCTTCAATGTAACCACCAGTTACACTAATAAATACTTCTTCAGGATTGAGAGTCAACCATTCAAAGCAACAGACATTGGAAAGTCTGTTGATATAGTTGTCAGGG ATTTGCCTTCCAGTCCCATAATTACTGTCTCAGGTGAGGTGAAGGAAGGGACCCCTGTCAGTTTGAACTGCTCTGCTGTCGCTCCCTGCCCCGAACACCCCCCTGAGCTGACATGGACTCTCCCAACACAGTTCACACCTAAGAACCAACTGCAAGAGAATCCAGACCAAACCAAATCAGTTCTCTCCACGGTGACCTTCGCTCCATCATACCTTCATCATGAGAAGAACATCACTTGTACTGCAGTCTACCCAGTAGGGGCAAGCAACAAGACAGCTGAACATAACATGATGCTTCACGTTTCAT tctctcctaaGGACACCTCGGCCTCCATCAGTCCAGCTGATCCAGTATCAGTGGGCAGCTGTGTTTATCTGACCTGCAGCAGTACAGCCAACCCTCCTGTGACAAACTTCACCTGGTTCCAGATCAGTGAGGGTAAACCAGCACAGGTAGCATCTGGACAGAGTTACACCCTCAATGTGACTGTTGGTGATGGAGGACTGTACTACTGTGAAGCAAGAAATAGTCACGGCTGTGGGAAGTCAAAGGAAGTGCAGCTGGCTATTAAAG GGCACGAAGAGCCTGTTTCCCCAAAGTTTTTTGAGATTGTAGGAAAAACCTTGGGGTTGATTTTCCTTTTCAGCCTGATCGTATTATTTGCATG GAGGAGGAGAACATCTAGACTCCCCAGTGGGTTTGACATGACAGACCTTTCACAGGGACAG AACTCCCCGGCTGGGACAGTGTGCTCTAACCAGGCCAGGGTCGGTAGAGGGAACCAGGAACCACCACTTAACAACCTAGATGGGCTTCATGCACAAGACAATAAAAGAGGTGCATTTTATGTATTTTGCCAATGGGTTTTAAGTCTTTTTATGTACAGTATTGTCATTGTGTATTCGTTTTATATTGATACTTTTGTTACATTTATAATTGTGTTCTCTTTGAATATCTGA
- the LOC139583317 gene encoding myelin-associated glycoprotein-like isoform X3 yields MACPENMFFLIVLFMSGVLVCFGQNGLNTTMPDRLDVLTGSCVQIPCSFDIPDQNKYTFNSTIPTSGVWIKESPYFFGHPDNVIFNSSETVNRYQGKITGNMSQKNCTTVFFNVTTSYTNKYFFRIESQPFKATDIGKSVDIVVRDLPSSPIITVSGEVKEGTPVSLNCSAVAPCPEHPPELTWTLPTQFTPKNQLQENPDQTKSVLSTVTFAPSYLHHEKNITCTAVYPVGASNKTAEHNMMLHVSFSPKDTSASISPADPVSVGSCVYLTCSSTANPPVTNFTWFQISEGKPAQVASGQSYTLNVTVGDGGLYYCEARNSHGCGKSKEVQLAIKGGGEHLDSPVGLT; encoded by the exons ATGGCTTGTCCTGAGAACATGTTTTTTCTCATTGTCCTCTTTATGTCAG GTGTTTTGGTCTGTTTTGGTCAAAATGGTTTGAACACCACAATGCCAGATAGACTGGATGTACTGACTGGCTCCTGTGTGCAAATCCCATGTTCATTTGATATTCCTGACCAAAATAAGTACACATTTAACAGCACAATACCAACCTCTGGAGTGTGGATTAAAGAAAGCCCATACTTTTTTGGGCATCCGGACAATGTGATATTTAACAGTAGTGAGACTGTCAACAGATATCAAGGGAAGATAACTGGAAACATGTCCCAGAAGAACTGCACCACAGTCTTCTTCAATGTAACCACCAGTTACACTAATAAATACTTCTTCAGGATTGAGAGTCAACCATTCAAAGCAACAGACATTGGAAAGTCTGTTGATATAGTTGTCAGGG ATTTGCCTTCCAGTCCCATAATTACTGTCTCAGGTGAGGTGAAGGAAGGGACCCCTGTCAGTTTGAACTGCTCTGCTGTCGCTCCCTGCCCCGAACACCCCCCTGAGCTGACATGGACTCTCCCAACACAGTTCACACCTAAGAACCAACTGCAAGAGAATCCAGACCAAACCAAATCAGTTCTCTCCACGGTGACCTTCGCTCCATCATACCTTCATCATGAGAAGAACATCACTTGTACTGCAGTCTACCCAGTAGGGGCAAGCAACAAGACAGCTGAACATAACATGATGCTTCACGTTTCAT tctctcctaaGGACACCTCGGCCTCCATCAGTCCAGCTGATCCAGTATCAGTGGGCAGCTGTGTTTATCTGACCTGCAGCAGTACAGCCAACCCTCCTGTGACAAACTTCACCTGGTTCCAGATCAGTGAGGGTAAACCAGCACAGGTAGCATCTGGACAGAGTTACACCCTCAATGTGACTGTTGGTGATGGAGGACTGTACTACTGTGAAGCAAGAAATAGTCACGGCTGTGGGAAGTCAAAGGAAGTGCAGCTGGCTATTAAAG GAGGAGGAGAACATCTAGACTCCCCAGTGGGTTTGACATGA
- the LOC139583317 gene encoding myelin-associated glycoprotein-like isoform X2: protein MACPENMFFLIVLFMSGVLVCFGQNGLNTTMPDRLDVLTGSCVQIPCSFDIPDQNKYTFNSTIPTSGVWIKESPYFFGHPDNVIFNSSETVNRYQGKITGNMSQKNCTTVFFNVTTSYTNKYFFRIESQPFKATDIGKSVDIVVRDLPSSPIITVSGEVKEGTPVSLNCSAVAPCPEHPPELTWTLPTQFTPKNQLQENPDQTKSVLSTVTFAPSYLHHEKNITCTAVYPVGASNKTAEHNMMLHVSFSPKDTSASISPADPVSVGSCVYLTCSSTANPPVTNFTWFQISEGKPAQVASGQSYTLNVTVGDGGLYYCEARNSHGCGKSKEVQLAIKEPKTSMVVGVAAGTLGAFLFISLISVFGWRRNSRLHDGLERTDNPQG, encoded by the exons ATGGCTTGTCCTGAGAACATGTTTTTTCTCATTGTCCTCTTTATGTCAG GTGTTTTGGTCTGTTTTGGTCAAAATGGTTTGAACACCACAATGCCAGATAGACTGGATGTACTGACTGGCTCCTGTGTGCAAATCCCATGTTCATTTGATATTCCTGACCAAAATAAGTACACATTTAACAGCACAATACCAACCTCTGGAGTGTGGATTAAAGAAAGCCCATACTTTTTTGGGCATCCGGACAATGTGATATTTAACAGTAGTGAGACTGTCAACAGATATCAAGGGAAGATAACTGGAAACATGTCCCAGAAGAACTGCACCACAGTCTTCTTCAATGTAACCACCAGTTACACTAATAAATACTTCTTCAGGATTGAGAGTCAACCATTCAAAGCAACAGACATTGGAAAGTCTGTTGATATAGTTGTCAGGG ATTTGCCTTCCAGTCCCATAATTACTGTCTCAGGTGAGGTGAAGGAAGGGACCCCTGTCAGTTTGAACTGCTCTGCTGTCGCTCCCTGCCCCGAACACCCCCCTGAGCTGACATGGACTCTCCCAACACAGTTCACACCTAAGAACCAACTGCAAGAGAATCCAGACCAAACCAAATCAGTTCTCTCCACGGTGACCTTCGCTCCATCATACCTTCATCATGAGAAGAACATCACTTGTACTGCAGTCTACCCAGTAGGGGCAAGCAACAAGACAGCTGAACATAACATGATGCTTCACGTTTCAT tctctcctaaGGACACCTCGGCCTCCATCAGTCCAGCTGATCCAGTATCAGTGGGCAGCTGTGTTTATCTGACCTGCAGCAGTACAGCCAACCCTCCTGTGACAAACTTCACCTGGTTCCAGATCAGTGAGGGTAAACCAGCACAGGTAGCATCTGGACAGAGTTACACCCTCAATGTGACTGTTGGTGATGGAGGACTGTACTACTGTGAAGCAAGAAATAGTCACGGCTGTGGGAAGTCAAAGGAAGTGCAGCTGGCTATTAAAG AGCCAAAAACCTCAATGGTTGTTGGGGTTGCAGCAGGAACTCTGGGGGCCTTTTTGTTCATCAGCCTGATCAGTGTTTTTGGATG GAGGAGAAACTCGAGGCTCCACGATGGACTTGAAAGGACAGACAATCCACAGGGATAG
- the LOC139583315 gene encoding putative nuclease HARBI1 isoform X1, whose product MKAQNCVFLSALTMACPFVRDVVDEEALVLRRAFRRERVFRDRLDPLAFPDDHLYERYRFSADGIRYLCRLLGPRIKHRTARSHALSVEQMVCVALRFFASGAFLYSVGDAEQLNKATICRTIRSVCLAIKALADVFISFPGHRRLCDIKEEFYRIAGFPNVIGAVDCTHIRIKAPSGAHEADFVNRKSFHSINVQMVCNADCVISNVVAKWPGSVHDSRIFRASEIYQCLSQGEFSGVLLGDRGYGCQPFLLTPFTDPQEAQQAYNHAHARTRARVEMTFGLLKARFHCLHKLRVSPVRACDITVACAVLHNVACLRKERAPRVPPAMDWDNPAIFPDDDSGRLLRDQYVLNYFS is encoded by the exons atgaaggcccaaaattgtgtgttcctttctgctctgacaatggcatgcccattcgtgcgagatgtggtggatgaagaagcacttgtgctgaggagagccttcaggcgagaaagggtcttcagggaccggttggacccactggccttccctgatgaccatctatatgaaagatacaggttttctgcagatggcatcaggtatctatgcagactactgggtcccaggattaagcaccgcactgcacggagccatgcactgagtgtggagcaaatggtttgtgtggccttgcgcttttttgctagtggagccttcctgtactcagtgggggatgcagaacagctgaacaaggccacaatttgccgcacaataaggagtgtgtgtctggctatcaaagcattagcagatgtcttcatctccttccctggccacagaagactctgtgacatcaaagaggagttctataggattgcag gtttccccaatgtcattggtgcagtggactgcacacacataaggataaaagccccctcaggtgcccatgaggccgattttgtgaataggaaatcctttcacagcattaatgttcag atggtctgcaatgctgactgtgtgatcagcaatgttgtggcaaaatggcctggctcagtccatgactccagaatctttcgggcctctgaaatctatcagtgcctatcacaag gtgaattctctggtgtgttgctgggagacagggggtatggctgccagccttttctcctgacacctttcacagacccccaggaagcacagcaggcctacaaccatgcccatgccaggaccagggccagagttgaaatgacctttggcctcctgaaggcacgctttcactgccttcacaaattaagggtcagccctgttagggcatgtgatattactgtggcttgtgctgtcctccacaatgtggcctgcctgaggaaggagagggcccccagagtgccaccagccatggactgggacaatccggcaatcttccctgatgacgacagtggtcggctgctgagggaccaatatgtgttgaattattttagttag
- the LOC139583315 gene encoding uncharacterized protein isoform X3 has product MNGPKRTWQQVKIKYKNILQNAVKKNTHRQGTGGGSPKADLTPAEDMALELNKGRPVLEGIPGGKETSIGSSQDATRFIQVSGSTVFLLEPPAQAPDDADPGEGPSAAATAHDGDDDEEETISLDSRRHEDPDAIQWENQPGNISSQAIGKLYGNHLRRQIELADIDIQYKKKKMENLALESEIKKRTIRKLDLEIKKLERELQEDDTAQNKN; this is encoded by the exons atgaacgggccaaaacggacatggcagcaggtcaaaatcaaatacaagaacattctgcagaatg cagtgaaaaagaatacccacagacaaggcacgggtggtgggtcaccaaaggctgaccttaccccagcagaggacatggccttggagctaaataaaggcaggcccgtcttagaggggatccctggggggaaagagacgagcataggttcctcccaagatgccacccgcttcattcaag tgtctggcagcactgtgttcctgttagagccaccagcacaagcaccagacgatgctgatcca ggtgaaggccccagtgcagcagcaacagcacatgatggagacgatgatgaggaggagaccatctctctggattccagaaggcatgag gacccagatgctatacagtgggaaaaccagcctggcaacata agctcacaagctatcggaaagttgtatggcaaccacctccggcgccaaatagaactggcagacatagacattcagtacaagaagaaaaagatggaaaatcttgcactggagtccgaaataaaaaagaggacaattaggaaactggaccttgaaataaaaaaacttgagagggag ctccaagaagatgacacagctcaaaataaaaattag
- the LOC139583315 gene encoding uncharacterized protein isoform X2, whose amino-acid sequence MNGPKRTWQQVKIKYKNILQNAVKKNTHRQGTGGGSPKADLTPAEDMALELNKGRPVLEGIPGGKETSIGSSQDATRFIQVSGSTVFLLEPPAQAPDDADPGEGPSAAATAHDGDDDEEETISLDSRRHEDPDAIQWENQPGNISSQAIGKLYGNHLRRQIELADIDIQYKKKKMENLALESEIKKRTIRKLDLEIKKLEREVRYAFNVHCMLTVTQMY is encoded by the exons atgaacgggccaaaacggacatggcagcaggtcaaaatcaaatacaagaacattctgcagaatg cagtgaaaaagaatacccacagacaaggcacgggtggtgggtcaccaaaggctgaccttaccccagcagaggacatggccttggagctaaataaaggcaggcccgtcttagaggggatccctggggggaaagagacgagcataggttcctcccaagatgccacccgcttcattcaag tgtctggcagcactgtgttcctgttagagccaccagcacaagcaccagacgatgctgatcca ggtgaaggccccagtgcagcagcaacagcacatgatggagacgatgatgaggaggagaccatctctctggattccagaaggcatgag gacccagatgctatacagtgggaaaaccagcctggcaacata agctcacaagctatcggaaagttgtatggcaaccacctccggcgccaaatagaactggcagacatagacattcagtacaagaagaaaaagatggaaaatcttgcactggagtccgaaataaaaaagaggacaattaggaaactggaccttgaaataaaaaaacttgagagggaggtgagatatgccttcaatgtacactgtatgctaactgtaacacaaatgtattaa